A window of Salvia splendens isolate huo1 chromosome 8, SspV2, whole genome shotgun sequence genomic DNA:
TCACATGACATTTCCCAagtatgtcatctattatgggacggagggagtattagttttataataaaatgtgagtgagagtaagttagtggaatgtgaggccattaccaaaaatggcaaaagtcaaaggtgacaaatttttagggacggagggagtagttaaaaCATACTTCCTCcgcccactcaagatgtccacattttctttttagtttctccgactcaagatgtccactttttatatttgaaaatttgaagtaaATCCCTCTCCCCTCTCCTCATTCAAATAtcaactacttttttctttctacttactCTCCACTTAAcaacttttcttaaaatctcgtgccactcaagaataAGGACATTTTGagtgggatggaggaagtacaAATATTCAAAGAATACCTCCATGGATGGTAACAATAGGAGTCGGAACAATATACAATACTAAACTATCATATTGGTACCGTACCGCAAATTCGGCATGAATAAAAACCAAGCATTACCTTACAAAACTTTTCGGTGCACCTGACCAATTTCATTACCGATACTGTACCAAAATTTACGGCATACCAGACTTCGGTACGATATACCACAATCTTGTTATATCTTTAAATAATACTCATATTATATTACAAATACATAAtatatgtaaaaatatttttagtagggatgtgatcatatgcaaactttaaatattgtacaaactccaaattatAATCTGgatcgttagaaaatgtcaacacaatgtcaacggttgatgttgtgttgacattgtttTGTTGCTGTTGttttttgtcatctgttgacattttttaacaaTCCAGATCAtattggagtttgtacaatatttacagTTTGCattattttatcactacccataTTTAGTAGTATATATAAATACCACTATATTAGTGTCAATATAAACACGTATGCCATAAATCACGGTGTATACCATAATTTATGATATATAGAGAAATTCCATTATCCCATGGTATACATTGTAGTATATGAAATTTCATATTGTTATTGTACCGAAATCTTTTGATAAGTAATTTTGGTATTTAATCGATACAATAAATCTAGTACTCCATTACGGTAATTTTTCCAGTCATAAGAATAAGAGTAACATAATTAATGTTGTTATATACTCTCTTCGCCTTAGGAGTCGtgattcacttttactataaatggtatgTAGACCTCACATCCCACCAACTCATTTcactaatatttaattttattataaaactaatacattggtctcacattccactatctttttccacCTACATTCTTTTATACTTCATCCTTCCCACAAAAGTATGcgctctttcttttttagtccatCCTACAAGAGTACgcaatttctaattttggaaaatctTTTATttctaatgatgtgagactcattctgcactaataatactttaattgcTTTTTCATTGTATCTCTCTACTTTATCAAGTGTGTGTTAAAAAACTCATGTCCAACCAAGAGTGCATACTCTTAAAGGATAGatggagtatttcttaaaactcgtgtcaaattCAAATGAGACTCATAACGATGGACGGAAGGATTACACAATACTTAATATTATGTGGTATGAACTAAAAATCAATCATTAGTTACCTTTTTAAAATTTCCTTTTTCTCTATTGTATATGTCTTTTATCCTAACCTATTTCTCTTTGCCGCTCCACAAAGTTGCTCCTCCGTCCATTTCATTCTCGTTTATATTAAAAAGATGCTTCAATTTGCTTTTATCTCATTATCTAGGTGCAACTTCCGATGTTGCTTGTCTAATAAGCTGAAACATAGGCTTCAAtgcaataaaaataattcaagtCATGCATTTCAAACATACAGTTAAACCCATCTATGAGCTCTTATCTTAGGTACCAAATGCCTCTTATGAAATAACCAAAGATATATATCCTTCCATCACACTTTGAAtggaacatttttttaatttaccatCAGTAGgaacattttttaaatttaatagaGTTGATGTCGTGAGTTACGTGGAAAAAGAATAAAGAAGAGATAtttctatttaaaaaaatgtcatttaaAGTGTAACATCCCAAAGGAAAATGCGTcactaaaatatatttttcaaaagcaTGATATAAATAAACATTAGTTCTACTAACCATCGGCCGCAACAGAAAACAATCTTCTAGATAAAACTGCAGATTTGGCCCTTcaacaaaaaggaaataatgaaTCCAAACTAGAAAATGATTACAATTGTTATAGCAAGTTCCCTAGAGTTTGATCGATTCATGTAGACTCAAAGCAACAGCAAATCAATCATAACAAACTCTTCTCCATCTCCCTTGTCTATTTACGACTCCTCCCCCACTCCTTTTAATGGCCCATCTTGCGCTTCTTTGCCTGCCTCATCCTCTCccttctttcttcctcttcGATCAGGATGCGTTGTTCCTCATCTTCTTGTCTGGCAATTCTTGAACTACACAAACATATATCATATTCAAAGCAGCGAAAAGCTCGATGTTTAAGACCACACATCAAATGCACCCCACCATTTTCACCAACCCATACGCATTTCTTCCCAGGATAAGACAAGGCACGAACAAAAGGCAAATAATGAGATAGTTTGATTGAGTTTCCACAAACTCTTGGTGTTCAAATTCCGGCAGAGGCACACATCATATTAGCATAAATTCCAACTATAAATCCATATGAAAATTGATTTCTTAGCAACTGAATGTAATACTCTAAgttggtgttcggtttccaagataaaataataccaagatataatctaggattgagttgtgagattattttagtcataggggttagctatgactaattatctcatgattatccatctaggattgaatctcatgaaccaaacacactacaaatttaatcttagatacaatcttgcaaaccgaacaccccttaAGTAGCTAACTAATTACTGACCGcattaataaagaaagaaaaatcattcaACTTCTTAGATATTGTAAAGATGGGTCCAAAATTCCTGCATGATTCATGATTATATACAATGATAATACCATAGCATAAAGTTAAAAAGCCATGTCAATGAACCAGTTTATATTTAATACTATCAGACACTCGGTGCATATCACTGACCTTCGTTTCTCCTCCCTAATGATATCATCAAAATTGGCCTCCATGTCATCCGTGTCATCATCATCTCGAAACCTATTAGGATTATAACTGCCAGACAAATATAGTAGTCTTAATACTTGAATACTAAGGAAAAGTTTCCCTCTGAAAAAGAATAATTCATAAGGTaccaataaaaaatattcaattaccgAAACATTTGTcttattaaatttatggcaTCCGCACCCTCAGAATCTTCATCACGGAGCTGCCTCTTGGGTTTCACCTTCGGTCGTTCATCACGCGAAGGAACGCGTGACGGGTGTCTTTGAGGCGAAATCTTAGTCTGGCAAGACAGTAAAACAACCTTTACAAAATTTGAAACTAATATAAAGCAAAATTAATTTGTTCTGATCTAATAGCTCATACCTGAACCTTAGAGGAAGGCAATGACTGCTTACTAATAACCTTAGGCTTGGTAGTCCCATGAGAGTGTTTTTGTACAGGTCTTCTCAAAGCCGAAGGCTGACCATGCGAAGAAGTAGGTCTGGTATTTCCAGATTGCAAATTTGATGAAATAGGTCTTCGTGCGATGGGTTGGAGAGATGAAGACGTTGATTTACGTACACCAGAGTTAATATTTTTTGCAACAGGTTGTGTTGACTTCGCTGTAGCAGATACTGAACTCTTAGAAGGCACAACTTTGTGTCCTAGAGGCCGGCCAGGACCACTTCCACTATTGTTACCAAACTGTTTCCTAGATTCTGCAGATGACTTGTTAGTATGAGCTACGTTATCCATCCCAACTTTAGATTTGCTTTGGCTACATGGAAGCGTAGGCTTTCTGCCATCACGACCATTGGAAACTTCTCTTACACGGCCATTCACCACTGGTCTGCTCCTATGCATGAATTCTGCAGATCGTGCATCTTCAAGTCCACGAAAAAACCTGTATGAGTTCCCTTGAGAAAAATATAATTGCAACAGGATTTGCATCAACGAACCAGAAAGTACAGAGGAGCAATCTCACACCAGACTTGGGGGCTGACACATTTCTTGGGGGTGGACCTTTTGAGGCAGCTGGAACCTCAGCATCATCTGATAACAGAAAGGAATAGTCTCTTGTATTTTTCAGCATTTCAACCTTTTTCTTCAACTGCAACAAATTCAGCAATCCAGAATTGAGAAACAAGTACAGCAATCAATTAAAATAGtggagtataaattataaatcCTTACCCCATTTTTAACAATTGGCGGTGCTTGAAACTTTGAACTGACAGGAGCAGAGACATAGGTCTTCTTCTCCTGCAGAAAAACACAGGTTATAATCAAAGGGTCACATGTTATCGATATCTTTGAGAGGCGACTAAaagattttataaatatataggaTGTGATATTTCCATGCATAGGTGTCTTCAGTTTTTACAAGAAACTGCTAGTGCAACAGAACCAGTGTTGTTAAAATCGCACCCCGAGCGCGCTTGGGTCGCGGGTCGCAAGGGTCGAGACCGACATCGCCCCGATGCGGCGGGGTCGTGCGAGATCCGTGGAGCGACGGTGGGGCGCGCCTGGGTCGGCTGGGTCGCCGTGGAGCCTAATTGAGAAACAAAGGCAtccattcacttttttttaaagGAAGAGAGGAGGGAGAAGCAGAAACAATTGGCGGTTTGATGGAAACGAGAAATCGATGTGAGTGTGGATAAACGTTGGGCGCTTTCACCTATATACAGAGCTGATTGGGAAATGGCTCACCTACACCGCTTTGCACTGGATAATTATTTCATGGTCTCCGTCAATCACTCGGCTCCACTGATTTAGTATACTTATTTAACACAAGTAATTAGTTCTTTTATCTATGTTATGGAAATGAGAAGGACTAATCAAAATAATCAATTCTTTTATCTATGTTATGGAATTGAAAATTCCTGATAATAGAAATAATGTTAGTAAATGgtctattttttcaatttttaaaagtaaataaatacttATTCCGTTAGTACGCTTTACTAATAACATAAACATTAACTatgcaatataaataaaatagttatTACATTCACGGTGTTTATTGCAGTAATAAAATTTAGTAGTGTGGATATATTGTGATGCGGTGtttgaaataaatttaaattgtagaaatcattttttctcatttttttcactttCTACAATATTATTTCAAATCAATGAACTTTTACTCTTATGGTAGGGAATTAGGGATTAGTGGAAAAAGAACTCAAATCTCTAAAGTTTGCTATTCatcttttttttactaaaattttTAACATAGCAATTATAAACAATTTCCCAAAATTAAATGATGGTAGAGCTTCTGGAGCGTCGGAAGCAGTGTACTATACTAGAGGTAGCACAAGCACAAGAGAACAAGCCTCAAGCTCTATGCGTGCTTATACCCTTGTGGATAATGAAGATGACAGTGAAAATATTAATTTGGTTGTATCCGATGAAGGAGAAGAGGACTTACCTCTGAGTGATGAtgatattatttagttaattattttatgttttgcaactttttttggaactttgatgatttttgataataaaattcagttatttagttatgttatgttgtttgaaaatttatatttttcgtctaatcttctttttttaatatggagtaatgatgtatgtagatttatttgatgtgataaacattcaagcaacaaacttataaaagagacacaaatataatcatcattCGGCTATTCTGGCACCCCGATTCGTGGGTCTCTCGCCCCGTCGCCCCATTGCCCCGCGACCCGGGGcaccccgcgaccctaacaacactgaacAGAACCGAGTAGACTTTTGTCAAAAAGAGATATCTAGGGTTCAATCCTGATAGAGGACGTTCTACGACTCCATCCATATATTCTGTAGATATATTTCGggcagtgttgttagggtcgcggggcgcccCGGGGCGATGAGGGGGGACCCCGGGTCGCGGGGGGGCGATGGGGCGACGGGGCGAGagacccacgaatcggggcgccagaatagccgaatgatgattatatttgtgtctcttttataagtttgttgcttgaatgtttatcacatcaaataaatCTACATACATCATTACTCCATATCACATCTGAATATGGACCCACGAATCAGGGCGTACTATTAGCCTAATTAAGCTATATCTATACTTTTAATACAGGTTAATGAAATACATTGTGTGAAAAAGACTTCTTGGTGTGAAAGTACCATTTTCTAgattatttatcatttatgtagTAATATTTAAAGGTATTTAATCAAtataatgaatattttaattaaaaaaaactaaaatttttacTTTTCTAACTTGTAGAGTGggtaaaaaaagaattattgagTAATAAAATAACTGCACTAACTAATGCATTGGAATTGATACAGACTCTAACTTGAGTGGgtgaataagaattaataatttaattagactAACCTAGTCGtataaaaactaattaattaatctaggGAAATATCAAAAAGTGGGTCGCAGAGATGATGAGGCTgagaaaacaattaattaatctagAATAGAGGAAAAGGTGGATTAAATAATGAATGCCTCGATTCTCTACCCATTAAAGCACATCTCCATTTTCAAAACCCAAAAAATTTTGTTAACACAACGGAAAACCTCTTCGGCTCGCCCCAGTCGCCCGTCGCCCCCACCGCCACAACTGCGCCCCATGAATCTCGCTCGACTCACCCATGTCGGGGCGAAGCCGGTCTCGACCTGAGCGCCCCACGCCCCGAGCGCGCTCGGGTCGCGTTTTTAACAACACTGATTTTGGGTTTATCGTTtagttattaattaattgtttagGTATTTATTGTTGTTAGGAGTCTTAGAAATAGGTTTATCTTTTACAGTTCAATTCATGTTAGGAGTCTTTATTAGTTTTTATAAATATGGCCTTGTGTTCCGCAGAAGAATGGTCGGAATTATATTGAGATTTCAGCTTATTGTTGTGGCCTTCTTGAAGGAGAGACCTCTCTTAGTATTAGGAGGAGTCTTAtctttattttacttattttttcttgttctttttatttctatcatctccctttctctctctttccctgTTCTTCTGTAATTTTTCAGCAGCAACTTTTATGGTCTAACAAATCCTCACCAAAGCCCTTCCCCCAACAAAAAAATGTCGTTGAAATCGAAAACATTCTTGCAGTCATCcttatatttattagttaatttactctacctccgtccccaaagaatatgcactttgagttcgacacgagttttaatgcaaaatgtgtaaagtaagagacgtaagagagaaaaagtagtaaaagtattgttagtggagaatgagtcccacctcattagaggaaagtgcatattcttatgggacggactaaaaaggaaagaatgcatattcttgtgggacggagggagtattttattgaGTTGCTATCTTTTACAGTCAGAGTTTGATTAAGAGTCTAATTGTTATATTTTGAGTAGTCTTTGTTGAGGAGTCTTCATTAGTATGTTATATAATAAATAGCTCATAGTTGGAAGAGCTATATATCTTGATTACTTGGTTTAATTCAGACAGTACTTCAGCCATAGGGCCTCGCCAAAGGATTATCTTTGTATTTTAGCATTATTCCTCGTTCGATTTTTGTTCTTGCCTCCTCTTGTTTTATTTTCGTTCGATTTTTGTTCTTGCCTCCTCTTGTTTTATTTTCGTTCTCAAGCAACAATCGTCATATCTCCACCAATTTGGTGCAGCGAACGACGGTTGCAATCCCGAAATTAGGGAAGACATTGGTGCACAAGGATCGACAAGAACGACACAACCTTTAACATTTCCATCAGAGCCATTCTCCAACAACTCCTGCTTCATTTTACCACCACAAGTCTGTAAGTATTCCACCAATAATCACAGCGACATCCTCACACTCTACTAAGACAACGACGTTTACGACACTCCATCCAATTGCACCCATTAAATGCTGGGAATTCCCTCCATCTCCAACAGCATCGTTGCAAATCCTTCCACCACTCAACCCTCCTGTTACTGTAGCGATTCAGCTACCTGTTGCAGAAACACCCCCGGTTCCTGCCACTGCCATCAACATTGTTCCTATTAGAGTGCCTCTTCTGACACCAGGCATTGTCCCTGTTCCTTAGGAGTGGAGAAGACAGTTCTAACGTCCGCCTTGATGACAAGGCTGTTTTGACATCGGGGTGGATGATATTGGTCAAATTTATGCTCCCATCATTATATttattccctccgtccgccataaggagtcccatttgagttcggcacgtattttaagaaatgtaaaggaaactaagtgagaaaagatagtggaatgtggggtccatttttatatattagttttataatagaatgtgagtagaatgagttagtggaaaatgaggtctacctaccatttatagtaaaactaaccgggactcctaatggcggacgaactaaaatggtaGACAGACTCTTAATGGCGGGTGGAGGGAGTAGTTTATTTATTATTGCTTATTGACTTGTTATCTTTTAGAGTTAGAATCAGTTCAGAGTCTACTTGTATCTTTGTAGTCTTTGTTAAGTAGGAGTCTTCATTAGTAGATTATAAATAGCTCCTCACTGGAAGAGATAAATGTCTGATCACTTGTTTATTTAAGAATGGTAGTTTCGTGGTAGGGTCTTGCAAGAGGATTATCtttgtatttcatttttgtcattcgtttccatcaatattattcAGTTTACACTCAGGTGTGCTGGTCTTCCTGTCTTCTGTCTGTTCTCTGACAACAACTACCTAATCGCTATCAGGCATCCTGTAGCAGTACAATCAACTGACTACAAAACAGTAGTGATAATTCTTGCTAATATCAAAATTCAACTAACCACGCCTCTCTAGGTCATTTAGCTTGAAATGGCAGTTATTTATATTACACGTGTAACTATCAAGGTTCAAGAAGTAAAAAAGGGAAAGCATAACGACATCAAAGCAACAGTACCAACATATACAAAAGGACATAATTGCAGTGTACCTTTTGGCTAGTTTTACACATTCTTGCTGCCAGATCTGGATTCTCCAACAAGGACTTGCTTTCTTGGATTACCCTCTGAGCAATAACTGGCTGTGAAGGCCCAAAGAAAGAACCATAGCTGCAAGTATTACAAGTTAACATCAACAAAAGTTTGATCTGAGTGCAATAcaactataatataaatatgCAATACAGCTATAGCATCCTTGCTGATTAATCAACAAAGCTTGTGTTATATATTCATATTAGTAAAATCTTCAGCACAAAAATCAACGATTCAAAATGCTCAAGCACCCAAAATTGTGCATAAAAATGGTTGAATAAACCCATAGCAAAATAAGACCATCATAGGCATATATACCAATTCATTTCACTCAATAGAGTATTCAAAAAACATCAAGATGATCAAATTTTGAGGTAAGCTCACTTGTCTTTACGTGATGCATTCACTTTGTTGCGGGAGGCAGAGTTCGCAGTCCCTGCatccttcttcatcttctttctGATCGACTCTTTTAACTTTTGCCTGATAGCAAGGTAATCCAACTCCTCCTGGGTGGGTTGATGAACTTCTTCATAATAATCATCACaaccttcttcctcttcttgctCCTCTCCATCTTCCTCATACTCATCCCAATTTTCATACTCCTGCTATTAGAAAAATATACTATGTTTAAGGAAAATTAAAATCTCAGAAGTATCCCGAAAGACACCTGCCAATACATTTGAAGATCGGTGAGTTGCTTACATCTTTTTCATACCCTCGCATTGCTCTAATGAATTGCTAGATACAAACAGAACATATGGATTCTGGTCTCATAAGACGCGAATCCCCAACACTGAAGAGAGAAATGTAaacatatttcaaattttaattgaacTCAGATCCGCAAATTGCTGCAATTAATTACCAGATGCCAAATGCCAAACAACTGAATGAATAAATAGTTTGTTTAATGTAGCACAACGAACATCCAACAAAGAAAACTAGTTGTAATATAGGAATATAAAACAAATTCCTCACATCCAAATGATAATATCAAACCCAAACCACATACTGATTCATTCTTTAATTGCTTAATGACAAGTTGTGGCATCTTCATTTCAGATTTCTACGCATTTAACATATCACTTAACTGTATAATAGTATAACAAACACATGTAAATATTTACATACTCATAAAACACAAACTCGCCTAAACATATTCAAATCCCTAACCGATTTGCAACATTGAATGGAATAAAAGTTGGCATTTCCCAAGACACTTGAAGGAAGGAGATTCAATCGGACAATATCAGATTATCATCAAATCCTCATTTGTATCGTGGGATGCAGATTATATCAAATTATATCGCaaatacaaaattgaaaaataacatAAATCAATCAATTACAGCCAAATTTTTTCATGAACTATAACATCAATACAAAAATAACAGTTTTTTTCGGATAGCACGAATTAACAGCGCATGAAAAAAATCGAGAAAATTCCATCGCAGGAAAGAAAATTGAGATGCAACATCATCAACCGATGAAAGGCATTGTTTTTTTGCTGATCGAACATACGgaccaattttaaaaaataattaaaaacaatCGCAAATCTCCCGTATGATGCTGAAATTTACTCGGACGCTTGCTCTTTAAACCGAGAAAATCATAGACGGTTGAAACCacgattaaaaaaaatcaaatagcGAATGAAATTAACAGATTCGATCAAATTGAATAAAGTTACCTCCAAAACAGGTGAAAACGGAATCGACGACGGAAAAATCAGAGCTTAAATGTCAATATTTATTGAGTTGCGTTTTGGGATCTGAAAGGAGGCCGTGGTGTTGGAGGCATAGAGATAGGGTTTCGCAATTGAATTGAGGAGAAATTCCTTTGGCGAGGCTGGGCGAGATAAAGCGCCGCGGAGAAGGAACCAGAAAAGAGGGGCGCTCTGCTATCGTGCGCCTGTAGTGTTGAGGATAAAATTGTTGGACAGAACCGGTATTTCCGCGAGCTAGAGATGCCAGACCATTGCGATTGACCGGTTCATCGATCACacctcttatttttttttctttttttctttttttctttttttaaataacaTGATTAATAATGATTCTTTCATACTCAAAATCTGACtatttaatgaaataaaaatgtcTTACCAACTAAGTTATATTTAACTTCGACCGCCAATCACATAATCAAGTCGAATTTAATAAATGtgggataaaaaaaattgatgtttAACCGTTGGCTTTAAACTAGAATATAGAAATCAAGTAGGTAGCTAAGTCACTGGAGATAGGGATATTAATTTAACCGTAAATTCTTGGATTGACTCAAATAGTCAgcacttttatatatttagaGGTGAAAATTTATAACCTGAAAAAAAATGACAAACCGAATAATCCGCACCCCAATAGAATTGCCCTAAAGTTAACCCGAACATATAGAATTTTCCCAAAATATAATAATTCTCATTTTTAATTGtcaattttcattaatttttcaaaaGTCAAATATTTTTCTCAAATGTACATGAAAATAGTTATTACCCCTAATTCATTATTGCAAAGTTATACTActgtttctttattttaattttacaattattataaattaaaaatttaaaattataaaaaataaaaaatgatcgaaaaaaatattttgttatCTTTATGAGTTATTAGTTTTGAGTTGAAATATCACCCATTtgtatatgtataaatatatattgaaattaGTCAATTACTAATAGAATTATAATTCATTCATCTCATAACAATAtgcatatttcttttttaaatccATTTAACAATAATATGCACTTACCAATAGAAGTTATGAATTTTGCATCTCCGCATCACCCAACTGTAAATTTTATGTCTCACATATGTGACATGTGATAGAATCTTAAATAGAATTGGATTTTCAATGTAATACACTTCTTTACATTATTATCTTTggtactttactttctctccactttaactatttattatcattttttcaaaactagtgcagaaaatgaaagagcccaatttttcgtggacggagaaagtacaattttttcctaattattattattattattattattattattattattattattattattattgggaCGTTTCTTAATCATGTGATTTATCGGTTATTAATGAGAAAAATCAATTAGTAGTAAATCACCATATGATTCCTATGACTAACAAGGAAATTGAGGTTACGTATATACAATATGGCCGATTGTTACTtgactactccatccgtctcgcactctttctttttttttgtccgtcccataaaaatatgcactttttaattttggaaagtcttttctctctaatgaagtgggactcattctccattaatagtattttaattattttttctctttacatctctcttactttaccaacttgacattaaaacccgtgccgaactcaaagtgcatattctttagagacgaatggagtaatatatagtCACCAATTTGGGAATTATATATTTCCTATCATATCTAGAAATCTTTTTATATCATTCCTATAACAATTaaggaaatgaatatatatgtAAGGAATAAAGTTGGTGATTTCTGCAAGACTTGAGATCAAGTTTATGATTATGACTAAATTAGTTGACGACATTTATGAAAAGGAAACGCTCCTTTTAATCACATTTAATAGTCACTTTGATGAAAAGGGCATTAATTGTTTATTATTACAGTTTGTCATCTTACTGCCAATAAATACAAGTGTAGTGATGTAATCAAAGTATACATAATAGAGAACACATAAACAAGGGAAAGAGAAATAAACAAATT
This region includes:
- the LOC121745002 gene encoding protein spt2 isoform X1: MRGYEKDQEYENWDEYEEDGEEQEEEEGCDDYYEEVHQPTQEELDYLAIRQKLKESIRKKMKKDAGTANSASRNKVNASRKDNYGSFFGPSQPVIAQRVIQESKSLLENPDLAARMCKTSQKEKKTYVSAPVSSKFQAPPIVKNGLKKKVEMLKNTRDYSFLLSDDAEVPAASKGPPPRNVSAPKSDARSAEFMHRSRPVVNGRVREVSNGRDGRKPTLPCSQSKSKVGMDNVAHTNKSSAESRKQFGNNSGSGPGRPLGHKVVPSKSSVSATAKSTQPVAKNINSGVRKSTSSSLQPIARRPISSNLQSGNTRPTSSHGQPSALRRPVQKHSHGTTKPKVISKQSLPSSKVQTKISPQRHPSRVPSRDERPKVKPKRQLRDEDSEGADAINLIRQMFRYNPNRFRDDDDTDDMEANFDDIIREEKRSSRIARQEDEEQRILIEEEERRERMRQAKKRKMGH
- the LOC121745002 gene encoding protein spt2 isoform X2 yields the protein MRGYEKDEYENWDEYEEDGEEQEEEEGCDDYYEEVHQPTQEELDYLAIRQKLKESIRKKMKKDAGTANSASRNKVNASRKDNYGSFFGPSQPVIAQRVIQESKSLLENPDLAARMCKTSQKEKKTYVSAPVSSKFQAPPIVKNGLKKKVEMLKNTRDYSFLLSDDAEVPAASKGPPPRNVSAPKSDARSAEFMHRSRPVVNGRVREVSNGRDGRKPTLPCSQSKSKVGMDNVAHTNKSSAESRKQFGNNSGSGPGRPLGHKVVPSKSSVSATAKSTQPVAKNINSGVRKSTSSSLQPIARRPISSNLQSGNTRPTSSHGQPSALRRPVQKHSHGTTKPKVISKQSLPSSKVQTKISPQRHPSRVPSRDERPKVKPKRQLRDEDSEGADAINLIRQMFRYNPNRFRDDDDTDDMEANFDDIIREEKRSSRIARQEDEEQRILIEEEERRERMRQAKKRKMGH